The genome window CTGGTTAACTGGCCAATCCCGGACGTTTGTATCGGCCTGCTTAGACTTACTGCTCTATAACCACACAGCTGCATCGGCTGCTTGCAGCTGCATTTTCACTCTGAATGAAACCTGCAAGTGAAACGGCATCAACCAAATAGGCAACCAGTCCTTTCATTTGGTAGTAGTCTGTGTTCTAGTAATCTCACAGTCGACTAAAGCACATCCAGGGTGTGCTTAGATCGTGTATTagattcctcttcttccttttttatgtgttgtgtgtgtgtgtggggttttctttcaaaatttttttttttttgtgtgtgagttGGGCTTGGTTATATATATTTAGGGTATATTTTGTCTCCGATGTAACTTTGATTTGGAAAATGCTTTGAAATATCAAGCTCTGCTTTATAACTTAACATCTTAATCTTTAAGTTCACTGTTCACTATTTTTCCACAAGAGATAACTGTTGGAATTGGTTTAAATACTAGTATTGGAGCAAAACATACGGGTGGGCACAATTTTGGTATTTTGAAGACAAAGCGCATCAAATGTCTGTCACAATTCTGTTTGAAACTTGGTGGCTTTCCATTCAAGTTAATGGTCTTTTTACTCTGCCAAAAATGAAACCTAAAGCCAGTAGTGGTTAAAAATGTCTGTTTAGCATTTGGGGGGGCATTCTAGGTTAAAAAGACAAAGGGTTTTGTGTATGTGCGGCAGTGTTTGAGATCACTACCTCTGCCACGCATCATGTGATCATTAAAACGTCAGCTGAACACTCAAATCGTCTAGGTCCTCAGAGAAACAAAGTAAGTTTCAGGGGACTTGCAGCCAACTGAAGCATTTCAAGTCAATCGCTCTGGTGTTGAACCATTGAGATAGAACTGGAGAAAGTTACATAATACCCAAGTTTAAAGGCATTTTAGCATTTTTAGTAATGCACCctgcagtttaaaaaagaatgtggtttttttttttttatgttttgctttttttgtcaaCTAATTTAAGAGTTTCTCATGTAGTTAAAAACTTAAGTCATTGCAGTTGGTTGATGACCTTTGCTACATGTTGTTACTGTTTACTGTCTCTATAGAGAtcgacagaccacgtgactttcgcgcgTTGCATTGTAGGTACGAGTGGCAGgaaaatcaaaacactgcatcaagCGCTAGCATTTCCAGCACTGGTAACCATTAATTCTGCGGTTTTAATCCatacttgcattttatttgccccagaaacagttatgtacaaaacgaaggagaacacggcaggtccgtacaaagacttgacaaaaaggcaaaaaaaaaaggcaagaggaaaaaaatcaaaggagtgaaacaGTTAGACCCATACGAGCATACAGAGTGGACTAAAGACGTGAATCACCAATGAAAGGCTCAGAAAATGAGACTAAGAACCCacgctgaaaatttaaaaaagtcttTGCAGATGTTTAAAATTtagcaaaaacagaaatactgtattttccATTGCCGGTGTTTTTTGCACCTATAAGTGTTATTAGTAACCTTTTAGAAAGTGTTGTTAGCATGCAACAGTTTGCATATCAAAGTACAGATAAGCTTAAGCAAAACTGAAGCTGATGTTAAGGTGAGGTTGATAAACACAGTTGGCAATTTGGTAGgacttgtttcagtgaaacatGGTCTCATGTGTTTAACCTAGATGAGTAACTACCATGTAGCAAGCAGTGGCAAGTCAGAGCTGTAGAGCTGActattaaagaaagaaaatgggcTGGTGTTTCAGCATGCAGCAGTCATTATTCCAGTAGCCTTGTTAGACCACAGTTTGCAGtaccaaaacacataaaattgcTCTCAAGCTGATGGTAAATCACACACTTCTGGAATGTGGGTATAAATTTAGTCACTTGGAAGCAAATGGTTACAGAGGCTGACAGCCTTTAGCTGTGTTCTTTAAGGTTTTAATTACTAGGTGCCGATAAAAGCGACATAATTTGTGTTACTTCCACTGTATACCTACAAAAGAAGCCCAAACAGTATTTTGAATTATCGTGataattattttgaattttaaatCCTATTCTTCTATTTTATCTACCTAACAAAGAAAGAAGGACAAAAGACAAATTGTAGAAGAGAATTggagatgaataataactaattaAAAAATGGAGAGTCACAGGACAGCCAGTAGCCTAGGCTTTGCAGTGTCATTGGGGGAGAATTCAGAGTTACCTGAACCAGTGCTAACTACATGCTTTATGGAAAGgggaagttttaagcctaatgtCTTCATGcttgctcaatcatccaggtaaggatatatttaaaaaaaaaagttgaatctgttcatctggatgtagtgttttcagtggagaAGCATTTCGTCTCTCATCCAACTAACTTCTTCATTCTAGTAACTTGACTGAAGACAAAGTGACTCCCACTGAAAGAAGTGCTCTCTTGGGGTGATATGATACTATGAGgactttaagataagatgggacctgattattcaagaccttggaTGAGTTAAGGATTTCTTGATTCTAttatggatttaacagggagccaataaaGAGACGTCTGTATCGGAGAAATATTATCGCTTGATGGTCCCTCTCAGTACTCTTACTGCTGGCCAAGGTAATACCATCCAGAATAAGAATCGGACACAAACATTTTTGGCCAAGAATAATGACTTAAGTTTtttgtgaatttaaaaaaataacttgcATTAAAAATTTATAAGTCATccaggtttttatgttttaacgACATACTGggagtttaactaattggtgtgtgtcgTCTGGgttcatggatagataaagcTGCAAGTCGTCTGCATAGTAATAAAATATATGCCATGCCTTCTGATAACACTGCCAAAGGGAAGTGTTACGTTGATCCCGGTGAAGACCAGTGTGGAATTTAATTTGCcttatgtattttaaaaaaggagaaaaaaaaaaaggacttatTTGAGATCATTAGATCAATATCATTCAAAACGGTGAAGTATCTTTAAATACCTACAGCACAGAGCGGAGTCCACTCTGAGGCTATGAAATCATTTAAGCTTCACTATGGTGAGATCtactgccagcttgaaggcctgtggtacgcACTGGATTAATATAAAGAGGTTGAGCATATGTAAGCTTGAAGCATTAATAGTACGACGTCTTTGAGCAGTCTCaaaggaatggggtctaaaaggcACGTCAAttgtttggaggaagtaattgcTGAAGTAACTACTGAAGTTAACTCAAAGAGAAACCTACAGttgttatatttatttcagTGATGAATAAGTAAGACTTTTGCAGTGTAGTAGCAGTTCAGGGTTGAAATGGCACATTAGCATGAGAGAGCAGATGTTTCTCTGCTAGACAAATGTACTGCGCTGTTGAGAGCTGTTGCATGAAGAAAGAATGATTTCCTGTCTTAGTGGCAGCGGGAAGTGAAACCACTTTCTTTAACACTTCAAGCACTCACTCTTCATTAAACAagtgttcaattcaattttatttatataaaattatatcaaatcatgtttttaatcttGTATCATAATTTTTGGTTGAAATGATTAAATTACACCACCTCAGctgataaacacatttaaagttctcagtTTAAGGAGCCAGGTGGAAACTATTACATGGCATGACCCATATACACCATTTGGTCTCATTGCTATAGAATAGCAGTGTCTAGTTCTTTTCAGAAAACACAATGTACAAGTATAGCAGTATTTCTACAAACTGGGTGTGTTCACAGAAATATGTTGTTTCTGACTTTTTGCTATGTAGTGCTGCAGATAAATTGTTTGGCCATTTCATGTCTTGAAATATTGtaaacctttatttattcattagttttttgttttttttgtctgtctttaTGCCCTGGTTTCCAAAGTGCATAACGAGGCTTGATCTGAAGAGGTATAAAGGTGGTAAGGTGGCTCTGAAGGTTGATATTGTCTAATAACGAGCCAGCTCTCAATATTTGCTGTTCCAGCTGTATAGTGATGTCTGATTACACTGCTGCTGTCAGTAAACTGACTTCTCCCTCAAGCATTAATCTGCCTATTAAAAGTCTCCAGCCCATGTGTTCGCAGCTGCAGCAGTACATACTGATGTTAACATTTTATGTTCAGGCGCCTCTTATCAAAACATCTCACTGTGAGCTCAGCTGCAGGAGTCCGAAGGTCACAGCATCCAGGCCCAGGAGATAGCACAATGGTAGATGACTTCCCATGCATGGACAGTACAGAATCTAAAAAATGTACAGATGATAAAGATGATGCAGCATTTGCAGTTCTTGTAGTCAGTTTGCCCCAGTTTgagactggggaaaaaaaacggTGTGAGAACCAGCGAGATGAATTGTAAAGTGCCCAGGGTTGTTCTCGCTCCTCAAAATCAggcaaatgctgcaaaactgatcagACAGCATATGATCAGTTTTGCAAATGATGAATGAAGTCAAAATTATTTAACAAACCAAATTTGGCATTGTCCAAACTAACTGACCTAATTGTATTTACACAGACTTAGATTATTAATTCAGTGGTACTAGAAGTTCCCAAATTTCTTTAAACTCTTTTGCTGTCAGTGATAATGTTTATATGTAGCATCAACCTCTCACAATAAAATGGAGATGTCGAGATGTTGAAGATCTAAAATGTAtggtataaatatttattttaaagcctGACATTGCTTTATCATTAAATTACATGATAGCTAAATCTTCAATCTTTTAATGGTGCCAGTAATAAGTTTTACGGACCATTTATAGGGATTTAATGTAATTGTaatggaaacacagagacaagggCATAATTTTAATTTTGGCAGTATTGTGCAGAGAAAAGAGAGCTCTACATGTTTGATGGGCAAGTTAACGTATATTTTCTGGTCAAAAACGATGTGGAGTAGGACTTGAGGCATTGATCTGTCTGTATCGGTTATAATTCTTGAATCATTGTTTTCTGCAATTTGTTTTGATCAAATGTGGTAATTTTTTCTCCTGACAGAATTCAAGTCATGGCTTATGAGGCACAATGTTCCACGGTCGGCCGGCCATTGGTGTTTGCTAATGAAGAGCGGAGGGCTGTTCATTCCTGGTCCCGGATCTCATCAGCAGGACATAATGTCCTCCTAGATGCTTTGAAGATTCTCAGCCCAATGTCCCGTGACCTTTCAAGCACTGAGGAGCTTGTCACCTTCCTGCAGGAGCTAAGTGAGGAGGGTCACAAGCCCACCGTGCTTCGCAGCAAGGATGTGTATGACTACCGGTCGTGCACAAGCCAACCCCTGACTGAGGACATGCTGAGACCACCAAACAGGAATGTCAAACCCACAGCTAAGAGGCGGAGGAGAAGGCCTCTGACCAAGAAGAGGGAAGTTCACCCATCCTGGAACACCTCTGAGAGGAGCAACCCCAGGATTCAAGGCATTCGCCCTCCAGAACCATTGGTGGACCATCGCATTATCGTTTGTAGCAGGACACCCAGTCGGATTGTGGCAAATTCAAATGTGGACATGCAGCCGTGCCTCAGACTGACCAGTATTGAAGGTCTATCTGGCTTCCACACAGCCAGACTCCAAATCCACACTACTCCACACTCATCCTCTGAGGTGGCCTCTAGTGGCTTTTTACAGCAACAGTACCCGCCAGCGATTTCAGGAATACCTTCTCAGCCTTCTCAGAACGGTGACGGGGCACCCACCAAAGCTGTGGCCTTGTTCAGCCAGAAGACTCTGTCCTGCCCTATCCGACTAGATGGTGCTCTAATTGGAGACTCTGCACCGGTTTTGTATGCTAATGGTCGGGCATTCCCACAGACTGACACAGAGCTGACCAGCAACGGCTGGAGGAGCAATGGTCTCCATAGAGACGTTCATGGCCCCAAGGATCTGAACAACCCAACCCGGCAGAGAAATAGTTGGAAGGACAAGAAAAGTTTTAGAGGGAAAGTGATAAAGGTAGATGACTCTCGGTCTGTGGAAGAGGCCTGCAGAAAAGCGCAGAAGATACTACAGGTCAACCTTTCCCCAGTGATTCAGATCCAACCTCTCAACCATGTGCTGAGAGGCTTCAGATACCAGAACAAGTGACAATTCCTGTTTCTTTTAGCAGATTTTAGTGTTTTACAGTAGCCTCCACCGGGAGGTATCCGGTGTTGAAGATTGACAAGATGTTGATCTGTTTGTGGAACTGCTGGTTCCTGATGGAGACATCTGggatttaaaggcatttgaagTTAGGTGGTATTTTCCTAGCAGGCTGGGAAATGACTATTGGCCAAATGCTGGTACATTTTCactgttgatgtttgtttatgCTACGCAACACTTCAAGCAAACATCCTTCTTTGCTTTGAGTTGTTTGGGACATAAGTGAGCTTGTACCAGAATCAGCACCTTTAACGGTGTAGAGTATTTAAACTCATTTGAAGTAGAgcgccatttttttttttttttttaatttaaatataaagGTTGTTtcgtctttcttttttgtttccaaCTTGCTATGTCACTCTGCAACACCActggaaagaaggaaaaaagtgaAGCTAGTGCTGAGATAACCACCGCTGTTTAATTTCTATAAATAAACTAAATTAAAGGAGGGGAATTGTATCTTCCTTCTGTGAAGTTTTTGTTTCTGCTGGAAATCAGGACGGTGTTCTGTGCATGAGTACAGCATTGaaccaaacatttaaaactagAGACCATCACAAAGTGTTCCTTAGGTTTAGAGAATcagtaaacaaaaataaaatgaccaTTAAATAATCTTTgtcttaaaatgacaaaatatgaaTTGGTTGAAGAAAATGAGTATGGAAGAGTTCTCAGGTCTTGTTATCAGTCTTTTTGAAGGTACCGGTTATGGTGATATCCAGCTTCAAAGTTTATTCTAACTTTGCATggttcacagttcaaaataataaaaataattgagTTATTTATTACACTGAGCATTTGTGCACTATCTGAAACCATCCAGTTTACCTAGATGGTTTGTAAGCcatctttcttctgattggctgcccttcACATAGTTGGCAAAACTATTACCCACTTACATCTAACTTACTGTGATAAAGCCAGCCAAAGCTGGGTTGGAGATGGCCTTATAAGGACATCCTCTCTCACTTACATCACACAAAGCCAAGAGTGGAGTCATCTTGGTGCACTGGGATTAAAgggatatttttttatttttattttttaaatgtttggttaAATTGATCATGTAATGGTGTAAACCTATTATAGCAAATGAGAAAAAGCATAATAATTCCACACAGATTTCTGATAGTAAAAAAATTCAAGCTTAAATCTCAATATTTTCTCATGTTTTCTAAATTTAAAACCCAGGTTATACAACTTGATTTataatttttaattaataatttcatttcctCTACTTAGTGCGTGGCTCTGGTTTATACCCATGAGTTAAAACTATTTCacatgagggggaaaaaaagaaaaaatatccaaTGCATGTACTCAGGATCAGCTGCTGCTCCAGTTTCCTGTTTTCCAGTACCTAACAGgcagaaaacagagaggagTCCTGATGGAACACATTTGTTTGACTGAGTTGGAGACATTTGTGGTGGAATGTGTTTACTTGAGTGGCAGGGCAGTTTGTTTCCTGTCCAGTGTTACAGCAAGTTTGATCTACTACCAGAACTCATGTTCTGTATTTTGTTGAGCTGAATTTGcccaatttgtttttttttttttgttgttttttttaaacttcccaGCTTTGATTTGAGTGATGTCGCCCACCTTCTGACTAAACAAAATGCACTTTGACAGTGTGCCAGTGCTTTACTGTCACCTGTTCCTGACATGGAAGTCTTTAATGGTCTTTTCCGCTGCTTCATTTAGAAGATATCTGAAAATCTGATTTCTTTTAACTCCACACTGGTTTCCTCTACAGGTGCTAATCTTCCAAAGGTGGTGCTGAACAAAAAGATTAGTGCAACATAGTTTCTCGTCTTCTTAGTCAACTTGATGCATTTAAGAGCAGGAACTTCCTGTTGAGGGACTGATAGTTCGTCTGCCGGTTGGGATGAGCACGCCAAACCGCCTTTTGTGCTTTCCAAAGGGTTTCTACTGTGAGCAAGTAAGGAATCTGTTTTCATGTTAGTTGTGACAAACATCTGTATTTCCCTCCAGAAATCCACATTCCACTAGACAAATATTGTTGCGtgccaacttaaaaaaaaaaaaaaaaaaaaatcagtttgatATACATAAAAGATCTTAAAGTCAGTCTCCATAGATTTTCTGAAGCTTTTAGTGAACGCAAGACCATTAAATGAAGCTCTAAATCCAGAAAATGTAACTTAAATTCCACTGTCTGCCTGTACAATCCCAAGAAAATAGACTAATTTAATCTCCAGCCCAGTAAATAATACCTGTCTTTGGATTTCCGAAACACTGATGTTCAAATGCTGTTTTCTTATGTGGGATCTGTAGCAGAAAGAGCACATTAAATTTGATGATTGATCTAGCAATATGTAATTTAGGTTACAAAGTAAGATTGAGGAATTGGAAACATCCCCACGTTGTTTGAACTGAGACCACATCTGCTGTCTGGCGTCTGTCTTTGCAGATTACCCACATCTGTCCTGGTGAACTTTTTGTTCTGGGAGTCTGGTTTGTTGTACCCCCTCGCAATTGGTCTGTCTTGCTCATGCCCTTTTCTAGATCTGCTTTCTGTTAGTCTTGTTTGTGCAACACttgtataatattgtatttCCTACATGAactttgaaaaatgtttttgttcaatAAAACTGATCTGAAATGTATCTGTACAGTCTTTTATCCACCTGTAGGTCCACTAACGCAGGTGCCCTATGATCAGACATTTCCTGTATATTTATCTAGTAACCCTAACTCAAATCCTGTGGTGTTAAAACATCTTGCTGTGAGGGGGGGAATCAAAACCTCTAATGGTTGAGCCACAACATTTAATTAATGATATCCATGTGTTTCTATgaatttttccatttttctgctGCTTATGTGGGGTCAAGTTGTGGGTGCAGCGGTCTTAAGCAGACAAGCTCAGACATCGCTCTCCTCAGCCA of Maylandia zebra isolate NMK-2024a linkage group LG5, Mzebra_GT3a, whole genome shotgun sequence contains these proteins:
- the ccdc71 gene encoding uncharacterized protein ccdc71; its protein translation is MAYEAQCSTVGRPLVFANEERRAVHSWSRISSAGHNVLLDALKILSPMSRDLSSTEELVTFLQELSEEGHKPTVLRSKDVYDYRSCTSQPLTEDMLRPPNRNVKPTAKRRRRRPLTKKREVHPSWNTSERSNPRIQGIRPPEPLVDHRIIVCSRTPSRIVANSNVDMQPCLRLTSIEGLSGFHTARLQIHTTPHSSSEVASSGFLQQQYPPAISGIPSQPSQNGDGAPTKAVALFSQKTLSCPIRLDGALIGDSAPVLYANGRAFPQTDTELTSNGWRSNGLHRDVHGPKDLNNPTRQRNSWKDKKSFRGKVIKVDDSRSVEEACRKAQKILQVNLSPVIQIQPLNHVLRGFRYQNK